A single window of Selenomonas sputigena DNA harbors:
- a CDS encoding GNAT family N-acetyltransferase translates to MKIDIPLLPHQEEAVNKLKKIKVGALYMEQGTGKTRTALELISARLNSAKVDAALWLCPCSVKRNLREDLAYYCGEFPQDIIVRGIESLSSADLLYMKLLELVKRYRVFLVVDESNLTKNKDAIRTQRVIELASHCEYKLILNGTPISKNEADMFAQWYILDWRILGYQSFYSFAANHLEYRRIRLPSGREIVDYNRIEAVLNTDYLSEKIAPYTYQVKKAECLELPDKKYFGEPFSLDETQMEEYREVKLAYLEYVDEIRSETIYKLFAALQHIVSGRRILTSPQERMVTEAMMPDEDNPRLWALKNLLQREIGDEKVLIFCKYRTEATSICKMLTQMGRSSVLFTGEISQKKRQENRKRFRDDMQVMVANKACGAYGLNLQFCRNIIFYSNDFDLATRMQAEDRVHRIGQTEEVRIYDIYSVDTIDEFIMRCLWRKESLVEEFKKNIEKWRDEMIKYRQISSGIMPEEFYIKLGPFLGSRDVRKEFDGYPLSNADDWTWIVAEDGDEIVGFVSIEPKNKVLQFSAGYVIPSHRRKGVYKRLIKEAVKFAGNRAMDVTTREYLVPLFEKAGFQALKMKGKKWRRMRRVPNEKGVS, encoded by the coding sequence ATGAAGATTGATATCCCGCTCTTACCACATCAGGAAGAGGCCGTAAACAAGCTCAAAAAAATAAAAGTCGGTGCCTTGTATATGGAACAAGGCACCGGGAAAACACGGACGGCACTGGAACTCATCTCAGCGAGATTGAACAGCGCAAAGGTGGACGCTGCACTCTGGCTTTGTCCGTGCAGCGTTAAAAGGAACTTGCGGGAAGACCTCGCTTATTACTGCGGGGAATTTCCGCAAGATATTATTGTGCGTGGGATAGAAAGTCTATCATCCGCCGACTTGCTCTACATGAAGCTGTTGGAGCTGGTAAAACGATACCGCGTGTTTTTGGTGGTGGATGAAAGCAATCTCACCAAAAATAAAGACGCGATCCGCACGCAGCGCGTCATCGAACTCGCCAGTCATTGCGAGTATAAGCTTATTTTGAATGGCACGCCGATCTCAAAGAATGAGGCGGACATGTTCGCTCAATGGTACATATTGGACTGGCGAATTCTTGGGTATCAAAGCTTTTATAGCTTTGCGGCAAACCATTTGGAATACCGAAGAATTCGATTGCCAAGTGGACGTGAGATCGTGGACTACAATCGAATCGAAGCGGTGCTGAATACAGACTACCTGTCAGAGAAAATAGCACCGTATACTTATCAGGTAAAAAAGGCGGAATGCCTTGAATTACCTGATAAAAAATATTTTGGGGAACCATTTTCTTTAGATGAAACGCAGATGGAAGAGTATAGGGAGGTGAAACTGGCATATCTTGAATATGTCGATGAAATTCGCTCGGAAACAATATACAAGCTATTTGCGGCATTACAGCATATTGTATCTGGGCGGCGGATTCTGACCAGTCCGCAAGAACGGATGGTAACAGAAGCGATGATGCCTGATGAAGATAATCCTCGCCTTTGGGCATTGAAGAATCTGTTACAGAGAGAAATAGGGGATGAAAAGGTTCTGATTTTCTGCAAATACAGAACGGAGGCTACAAGTATTTGCAAGATGTTGACGCAGATGGGGCGAAGCAGCGTGTTGTTTACGGGTGAGATATCACAAAAGAAGCGACAGGAAAACAGAAAAAGGTTCCGGGATGATATGCAAGTCATGGTCGCAAATAAGGCTTGCGGCGCCTATGGCTTAAACCTGCAATTTTGCAGAAATATCATATTTTACAGCAATGACTTTGATCTTGCGACGCGGATGCAAGCAGAGGATCGCGTACATCGCATTGGTCAGACTGAGGAGGTGCGTATTTACGATATTTACTCTGTAGACACCATAGATGAGTTCATCATGCGTTGTTTGTGGCGAAAAGAAAGCCTCGTAGAAGAGTTTAAGAAGAATATTGAGAAATGGAGGGACGAAATGATAAAGTACAGACAAATTTCTTCAGGAATAATGCCGGAAGAATTTTACATCAAACTGGGACCGTTCCTCGGATCGAGGGATGTGCGCAAGGAGTTTGATGGATATCCGCTCAGCAATGCGGATGATTGGACGTGGATTGTCGCCGAAGATGGCGATGAAATTGTCGGCTTTGTGTCCATCGAGCCGAAAAACAAAGTACTGCAGTTCAGTGCCGGATATGTCATTCCGTCGCATCGCAGGAAAGGTGTATACAAGCGGCTCATAAAAGAGGCGGTTAAGTTTGCGGGCAATCGGGCAATGGACGTGACGACACGAGAGTATCTTGTGCCACTTTTTGAAAAGGCTGGCTTCCAGGCATTGAAAATGAAGGGAAAGAAATGGCGGCGTATGAGGAGAGTGCCCAATGAAAAAGGTGTATCTTAA